One Halobacterium wangiae genomic window, GAGGTGTCCGCACGCCCGGACCTTCTGGAGATCTGCTTCGACATGGTCGGCACCGAGAACCTGCTGTACGCCTCGGACTACCCGCACTGGGACTTCGACAGTCCGAGCATCATCACGGACCTGCCGATGCTCGACGACGAGGACCGGAAGAACATCCTCGGACGGAACGCCGTGGAGGCGTTCGGCCTATGAGCGCCGAGAACCGCGTGGAGGTCGGACCGGCAGCGGAGTTCGAGGACGGCGACGCGGAACTCGTCCAGGTCGGACGCGTGGAGGTCGGCGTTATCAAGGCCAATGGCGAGTTCCACGCCCTCCGCAACCAGTGCCCGCACGACGGCGGCCCGGTCTGCAAAGGAGAAGTCGAACCCCGCCTCGTCGGCGAGTGGGGTGGGTCGGGGGAGCGCGTCGAGCAGCACTACGACGACGACCAGCAGATCATCTCCTGTCCCTGGCACGGGTGGTCCTTCGACGTCGAGACGGGCGAACACATCGGCGACGACCGGTACGCCATCCCGAAGTACGACGTCGTCGTCGAGGACGGCACTGTGTACGTGAAAGGAGAGTAGAGGGCCTGAAACCCTCATTCAGGGCACTTCGCCCGATTTTTGGCAAGAAAATTATATACAGGTATCTTTTTGTGAGTCCAG contains:
- a CDS encoding Rieske (2Fe-2S) protein, producing the protein MSAENRVEVGPAAEFEDGDAELVQVGRVEVGVIKANGEFHALRNQCPHDGGPVCKGEVEPRLVGEWGGSGERVEQHYDDDQQIISCPWHGWSFDVETGEHIGDDRYAIPKYDVVVEDGTVYVKGE